A region from the Candidatus Thiothrix putei genome encodes:
- a CDS encoding GtrA family protein — MLKSKLFAQVIRFFSVGIVNTIIGYAVIFGGMMLGMSPYMANILGYTVGLMCSFLLNKMFVFSVGNRFVMQQFRRFLIVFAVAYLCNLIVLHVSLQIGFGDIVSQVIAGVVYSSAFFLLSHLWVFR; from the coding sequence GTGTTGAAAAGTAAATTATTTGCGCAAGTTATACGTTTTTTTTCGGTTGGCATTGTTAATACTATTATTGGTTATGCTGTTATTTTTGGTGGGATGATGTTGGGCATGTCGCCTTATATGGCTAATATTTTGGGTTATACTGTTGGATTAATGTGTTCATTTTTGTTGAATAAGATGTTCGTATTTTCTGTAGGCAATAGATTCGTCATGCAGCAGTTCAGGCGTTTTCTGATTGTGTTTGCAGTAGCTTATTTATGTAACCTCATTGTTTTACATGTAAGTTTACAGATTGGGTTTGGGGATATAGTGTCTCAAGTTATCGCAGGTGTTGTATATTCAAGTGCATTTTTCTTATTATCTCATTTATGGGTATTCAGGTAA
- a CDS encoding glycosyltransferase family 2 protein codes for MMRKVQIALVVPCYNESEMLPISIPKMVKVLDDLSASSNSSLSSFILLVDDGSRDTTWELIVQAVEQYPGCLRGIRLAANVGHQGALLCGLHQVIGYCDVAVSIDADLQDDLSAIHLMLEEYRRGAEIVLGVRESREVDTWFKRNTAMLFYKLMRWMRVDLVENHADFRLMSAKALQNLQRFPEKNLFLRGLPPLLHRKVSTVFYRRAERKAGVSKYPLRKMLALAWDGITSFSVIPLRLIALTGSVVFLLSLFMTLYALTSHWLGYAIAGWSSIVIPMYLLGGLLMLSLGVVGEYVGKVFLETKRRPIYIIDEWVGYSCVEK; via the coding sequence ATGATGAGGAAAGTTCAAATCGCATTGGTTGTGCCTTGTTACAATGAAAGTGAGATGCTGCCAATTAGTATTCCCAAAATGGTAAAAGTGTTGGATGACTTAAGTGCTTCTTCTAACTCTTCATTGAGTAGTTTTATTCTATTAGTCGATGATGGTTCGCGTGATACAACATGGGAGTTAATTGTGCAAGCGGTAGAGCAATACCCAGGGTGTTTGCGCGGAATACGTTTAGCCGCTAACGTCGGGCATCAAGGTGCGTTGCTGTGTGGTTTGCATCAGGTGATAGGATATTGTGACGTTGCTGTCAGTATTGATGCTGATTTACAGGATGATTTATCGGCGATTCACTTAATGTTAGAGGAATATCGTCGCGGTGCTGAAATTGTTTTGGGAGTGCGGGAATCACGTGAAGTCGATACTTGGTTCAAACGTAATACTGCGATGTTATTTTACAAGTTAATGCGCTGGATGAGAGTAGATTTGGTTGAAAATCATGCGGATTTCCGCCTGATGTCAGCAAAAGCATTGCAAAATTTACAGCGCTTCCCAGAAAAAAATCTGTTTTTACGTGGGTTGCCACCGTTACTGCACCGAAAAGTCAGCACTGTGTTTTATCGACGTGCCGAGCGTAAGGCGGGTGTGAGTAAATATCCGTTACGTAAGATGCTGGCGTTAGCATGGGACGGAATTACTTCTTTTTCAGTTATTCCTTTACGCCTGATTGCTTTGACGGGGAGCGTTGTTTTTCTTCTATCACTTTTCATGACCCTGTATGCACTGACAAGTCATTGGTTGGGCTATGCAATTGCTGGTTGGTCATCTATTGTGATTCCAATGTATTTGCTTGGTGGGTTATTAATGCTATCTTTGGGGGTGGTTGGTGAATATGTGGGGAAGGTTTTTCTGGAAACTAAGCGTCGCCCTATTTATATAATTGATGAATGGGTTGGTTATTCTTGTGTTGAAAAGTAA
- a CDS encoding methyltransferase domain-containing protein, with the protein MNFTGERYIPTEQGRIRMEHYHRYAMVLELIKGKTVLDVACGEGYGSAMMAEVAHSVIGVDISHEAVAHASETYEKKNLQFQQGSAVNLNFSDNTFDVVVSFETIEHLVEQEQMLAEIRRVLHSNGIFIISSPNRPVYSEESGEHNEFHVKELDFQEFDTLLRTQFSLIQYAGQRLQIASVIQPLDIAPDTASVWSDNGNDLNANAGILQSPIYFIAVCGSAMSPLPDLKMSTLYPESLDLLKHYVGFARWAQALEKIVTERDTQIVNFQQAIVNLQQAIVERDNHITGLLASYSWKVTAPLRKGKELTILFLPKLKHFIKILLAEVKRYYYTLPVSWQLNMKRYAKAGLRFIKHWYQALPFSIETKSKHRQWIAKLSPRILTATGSHPGTLPAYTSPLLQSPLARSTLANPKTLVIPSSENPVISIIIPIYGKIDYTIRCIASISLNPPNTAFEIIVVDDCSPDDSYNTLSEVNGIRLIRNAQNQGFIRSCNNGAHHAIGEYLLFLNNDTEVFPDWADELLRTFHEFPGTGLAGSKLVYPNGLLQEAGGIIWQDGSAWNFGRCQDPTLPVYNYAREVDYCSGASIMIPKDLFNELGGFDELYTPAYCEDSDLALKIRDKGYRVIYQPLSVVIHYEGITSGTDLTQGAKAYQVVNTQKQFERWNNRLKLHQAPGQHVDQAKDRAATRRVLFIDHCTPTPNKDSGSIDAYNHMLLLREMGFQVTFIPEDNFFYMPEYTPALQRVGVEMLYAPTVTSVEQHVKEYGSRYDLVFLNRLAVFEHHIKTIRRYCTKAKVLFHTVDLHFLRVAREAALHQTSSLTQRAEDIKQREINAILTADIATVISTEELELLKPLLAKDVIRLLPYSRQPGGMTTGFQGRKDLVFVGSYQHAPNVDAVKYFAETVMPLLRKQLPQVRFYAVGSTPPPEIQALASDDIIITGFIENLTPLLDKMRLSVAPLRYGAGIKGKIGSAMSVGLPVVATTIAIEGMGLTDGENVVVADTPQAIADAISLLYHDETRWNQISQNSQFFAEKHWGAAAAWLILADIVTELGMPVTRNTYPLSLYSEFLAVPTPMPNTALLPVGSAHDQQQYQELLKHSTIKDHQGLAQQYLAQIDSEMFTVNGFCVPCNRNVSLLVDAQFGGQYLTTGWQPNWRERLECPLCKMNNRQRLIATLIHQALANTAGKSLYFMEQVTPIYQWAVTTFPQHQVIGSEYLGHQYASGSTINGIRHEDVENLSFANEKFDFIISNDVFEHVPHPAQAFAECARVLKPQGIMLASIPFHVDQRTSVNRAQLLDKGRLAHHLPPMYHGNPISAEGSLVFTDFGWDILNTLKDAGFSDATIDMYSAPEYGHLGDVQLIFKATKLNN; encoded by the coding sequence ATGAATTTTACAGGCGAGCGCTATATACCTACTGAGCAAGGCAGAATCCGCATGGAGCATTACCATCGGTACGCCATGGTACTTGAGCTAATCAAAGGAAAAACGGTGCTAGATGTTGCGTGCGGTGAAGGGTATGGCTCAGCTATGATGGCTGAGGTTGCGCATAGCGTTATTGGTGTTGATATTTCGCATGAGGCCGTAGCTCACGCATCCGAAACGTATGAAAAAAAGAATCTCCAGTTTCAGCAAGGCAGTGCGGTAAACCTCAACTTTTCTGATAATACGTTTGATGTTGTTGTTTCCTTTGAAACCATTGAACATCTCGTCGAACAAGAACAAATGCTTGCTGAAATCAGACGAGTGTTACATTCTAACGGCATTTTTATCATTTCTTCCCCCAATCGTCCTGTTTATTCGGAGGAAAGTGGTGAACACAATGAATTCCATGTCAAGGAGCTGGATTTTCAGGAGTTTGATACCCTGCTCCGCACGCAATTTTCCTTGATTCAATACGCAGGGCAACGTTTACAGATAGCATCCGTTATTCAACCACTGGATATAGCACCCGATACTGCCTCGGTTTGGTCTGATAACGGCAATGACTTGAATGCTAATGCGGGTATTCTGCAAAGTCCCATCTATTTCATAGCGGTGTGTGGCTCTGCAATGAGTCCCTTACCAGACCTGAAAATGTCCACACTGTACCCAGAATCCTTAGATCTATTGAAACATTATGTTGGCTTTGCACGGTGGGCGCAAGCCTTGGAAAAAATCGTTACAGAACGTGACACACAAATAGTTAATTTTCAGCAAGCAATTGTTAATCTTCAGCAAGCAATCGTTGAACGCGATAATCACATCACAGGTCTATTAGCCAGCTACTCATGGAAAGTAACTGCCCCGTTACGTAAAGGCAAAGAGCTAACGATCTTATTTTTACCGAAGCTAAAACACTTCATTAAAATCTTGCTCGCTGAGGTTAAACGATACTATTACACCTTGCCAGTTAGCTGGCAGCTTAATATGAAGCGTTACGCTAAAGCTGGTTTACGGTTTATCAAGCACTGGTATCAGGCGCTCCCGTTCAGTATCGAGACTAAATCTAAACATCGGCAGTGGATTGCCAAACTATCCCCGCGTATTTTAACTGCTACTGGCAGCCACCCCGGAACGTTACCGGCATACACTTCGCCATTGCTCCAGTCACCACTTGCCCGCAGTACATTAGCAAATCCGAAAACATTAGTGATTCCGTCTTCGGAAAATCCGGTTATTTCTATCATTATTCCGATTTACGGAAAAATAGATTATACGATCAGATGCATTGCCTCGATTTCTCTGAATCCACCGAATACTGCCTTTGAAATCATCGTCGTCGACGATTGCTCGCCTGATGATTCTTACAATACCTTGTCCGAGGTCAATGGCATTCGTCTTATTAGAAATGCGCAAAATCAGGGTTTTATTCGTTCTTGCAACAATGGCGCACATCATGCTATTGGCGAGTATTTATTGTTTTTAAATAATGATACTGAAGTCTTTCCCGATTGGGCAGATGAATTATTAAGGACTTTCCATGAATTCCCTGGTACGGGTTTAGCGGGTTCTAAACTGGTCTATCCTAACGGACTTTTGCAGGAAGCGGGTGGTATCATTTGGCAAGACGGTAGTGCTTGGAACTTCGGGCGTTGTCAAGATCCAACCTTGCCCGTTTATAATTATGCGCGAGAGGTCGATTACTGTTCGGGCGCGTCTATTATGATTCCTAAGGACTTATTCAACGAGCTGGGAGGTTTTGACGAGCTTTATACACCGGCTTATTGTGAAGACAGTGACCTTGCTTTGAAAATCCGCGATAAGGGCTACCGGGTTATTTATCAACCGCTATCCGTTGTCATTCATTATGAAGGTATTACGTCTGGGACAGACTTAACTCAAGGAGCTAAAGCCTATCAAGTTGTGAATACTCAAAAACAATTTGAACGCTGGAACAATCGACTCAAGTTGCATCAAGCACCAGGGCAACACGTGGATCAGGCAAAAGACCGTGCCGCCACCCGTCGGGTTTTATTCATTGACCATTGTACCCCAACACCGAATAAGGACTCTGGTTCAATTGATGCCTATAACCACATGCTGCTACTGCGGGAAATGGGTTTTCAAGTGACTTTTATTCCCGAAGACAATTTCTTCTACATGCCGGAATACACCCCAGCATTACAGCGTGTTGGCGTTGAAATGCTCTACGCTCCGACGGTCACTAGTGTTGAACAACACGTTAAAGAATATGGCTCGCGTTATGATTTGGTTTTTCTAAACAGGTTAGCGGTCTTTGAACACCATATAAAAACCATTCGGCGCTATTGCACGAAAGCCAAGGTACTCTTCCACACAGTCGATTTGCACTTTTTGCGGGTAGCACGGGAGGCTGCGTTACACCAAACCTCATCCTTAACACAACGGGCAGAGGACATAAAACAACGTGAAATCAATGCCATTCTTACCGCTGACATTGCCACGGTCATCAGCACGGAAGAGCTTGAGCTGTTAAAACCTCTGCTTGCGAAAGATGTCATCCGCTTATTACCCTATTCACGGCAACCGGGTGGTATGACCACAGGATTCCAGGGACGCAAAGACCTAGTATTCGTTGGCAGTTATCAGCACGCGCCCAATGTTGATGCTGTCAAATACTTTGCCGAAACCGTCATGCCATTGCTACGCAAGCAACTACCACAGGTACGTTTCTATGCGGTTGGCAGCACGCCACCGCCTGAGATTCAAGCACTTGCATCGGACGACATTATTATCACAGGTTTTATCGAAAATCTAACCCCGTTGCTGGACAAAATGCGTCTATCTGTAGCACCGTTGCGCTATGGAGCAGGCATCAAAGGCAAAATCGGCAGCGCCATGAGCGTCGGTTTACCTGTTGTTGCGACCACTATTGCCATAGAAGGTATGGGGCTTACGGATGGCGAAAATGTTGTCGTAGCGGATACACCACAAGCGATTGCTGATGCGATTAGCTTACTATACCATGACGAAACCCGTTGGAATCAAATTAGCCAAAATAGCCAATTTTTTGCAGAAAAACACTGGGGTGCAGCCGCTGCATGGCTGATTTTAGCGGATATTGTTACGGAACTGGGAATGCCCGTCACACGTAACACATACCCGCTATCCTTGTATTCAGAGTTTTTGGCAGTGCCGACACCTATGCCAAATACGGCACTATTACCTGTTGGTTCAGCACACGATCAACAACAATATCAGGAACTGCTTAAGCATTCGACGATAAAAGACCATCAAGGCCTCGCCCAGCAGTATTTGGCACAGATTGACAGTGAAATGTTTACCGTGAATGGTTTTTGTGTGCCTTGCAACCGCAACGTCTCATTGTTAGTAGATGCACAATTTGGTGGGCAATATCTAACCACCGGATGGCAGCCAAACTGGCGAGAACGGCTTGAGTGCCCCCTGTGCAAAATGAATAATCGCCAACGCCTCATTGCAACCTTGATCCATCAAGCATTAGCCAACACAGCGGGAAAAAGCCTTTATTTCATGGAACAAGTTACTCCGATTTACCAATGGGCAGTCACGACGTTTCCACAGCACCAAGTGATAGGGAGCGAGTACTTAGGGCATCAATATGCCTCTGGAAGCACAATTAATGGTATTCGGCACGAAGATGTTGAAAACCTTAGTTTCGCGAATGAAAAGTTTGATTTCATCATTAGCAATGACGTCTTCGAGCACGTGCCACACCCTGCTCAGGCATTTGCAGAATGTGCGCGAGTCCTCAAGCCCCAAGGTATCATGTTAGCGAGCATTCCCTTTCATGTTGATCAACGTACTTCGGTAAATCGTGCACAATTACTAGATAAGGGAAGATTAGCCCATCATTTACCCCCGATGTATCATGGCAACCCTATTTCAGCAGAGGGTTCGCTGGTATTTACCGATTTTGGATGGGATATATTGAATACTCTGAAAGATGCCGGTTTTTCTGATGCGACTATTGACATGTATTCAGCACCAGAATATGGGCATTTGGGTGATGTGCAACTGATATTTAAGGCAACTAAACTAAATAACTAG
- a CDS encoding class I SAM-dependent methyltransferase: MQLFSELCPICGGEDFSTTVVLWPQLINAWQLSENEAEYINRQQGFHCRQCNNNLRAMSLSACILKELGFKGTLNQFCESMSDIKILEINAAGNLTQFLGKLPLHRLIEYPQFDMQNLDIESESIDLVVHSDTLEHVPNPERALSECRRVLRYNGKCIFTVPIIVNRLSRSRAGLAPSYHGQSGILADDQLVFTEFGADVWQTVLRAGFNSCEIFSLEYPSALTIVARK; the protein is encoded by the coding sequence ATGCAACTTTTTTCTGAATTATGTCCCATATGTGGTGGAGAAGATTTCTCGACAACTGTTGTACTTTGGCCTCAACTTATTAATGCTTGGCAATTGTCCGAAAATGAGGCTGAATATATTAATCGCCAACAAGGTTTCCATTGCAGACAATGTAATAATAATTTACGTGCAATGAGTTTATCAGCTTGTATTCTCAAAGAGCTTGGATTCAAAGGAACCCTTAATCAGTTTTGTGAGTCTATGAGCGATATAAAAATTCTTGAAATAAATGCTGCTGGAAATTTGACTCAGTTTCTTGGAAAGCTACCCTTACATAGACTGATTGAATATCCACAATTTGATATGCAGAATCTTGATATTGAGTCTGAGAGCATTGATTTGGTGGTGCACTCCGATACGTTGGAACATGTGCCTAATCCAGAGAGAGCTCTCTCTGAATGCCGTCGGGTGTTACGTTACAATGGAAAATGTATTTTTACAGTCCCAATCATTGTTAATCGCCTGAGTCGTTCACGAGCAGGTCTAGCCCCTAGCTATCATGGCCAATCTGGTATTCTCGCGGATGATCAATTGGTTTTCACTGAATTTGGTGCAGATGTTTGGCAAACTGTTTTGAGGGCTGGGTTTAACTCTTGCGAAATCTTTTCGCTCGAATATCCGTCAGCTCTGACAATAGTTGCGAGGAAATAA
- a CDS encoding ABC transporter ATP-binding protein translates to MSSEIAIKVEGVGKNYHIYDKPHHRLLQMFARGSKQYCRDFWAIKDVCFTVRKGETVGIIGRNGSGKSTLLQMICGTLTPTIGTITVNGRVAALLELGAGFNPEFTGRENVYMNATMLGLSREQIDARFAQIAAFADIGDFIEQPVKTYSSGMYVRLAFAVIAHVDADILVIDEALAVGDAFFTQKCMRFLRKFMQTGVVIFVSHDTSAVINLCSKAILLSDGTITKIGKPKEVTQDYLSMLYESSQNVDGIQTEENFKIDNKIYDQDEYNDMRTSLVNSSTLRNDIEVFNFDPDQAGFGTGDAKIISVRILDQNRVPFSWIVGGESVMLEIRCLARKEIFRPIIGFVFKDRLGQTIFADNTFLAYRDVPLFVNAGSEIIARFDFRLPILPPGDYSIDAALAEGTQDSHIQHHWTHDALIVRVHTSSICFGLVGVPMKKIVLEAH, encoded by the coding sequence ATGTCCTCTGAGATTGCCATCAAGGTTGAAGGGGTAGGAAAAAACTACCACATTTACGACAAGCCACATCACCGCTTACTGCAAATGTTTGCCCGTGGAAGTAAGCAGTATTGCCGCGATTTCTGGGCGATCAAGGATGTGTGTTTTACTGTACGCAAGGGTGAAACCGTAGGTATTATTGGGCGTAATGGCTCTGGAAAATCCACCCTGCTGCAAATGATTTGCGGCACATTAACCCCCACGATCGGTACGATTACTGTGAATGGGCGAGTCGCTGCCCTTTTGGAACTGGGTGCAGGTTTTAACCCAGAATTTACCGGACGGGAAAATGTCTATATGAATGCTACCATGCTGGGATTGAGTCGTGAGCAAATTGACGCACGCTTTGCGCAAATTGCTGCATTTGCGGATATCGGCGATTTTATTGAACAGCCGGTAAAAACCTATTCCAGTGGGATGTATGTGCGCTTAGCATTTGCGGTAATTGCACATGTGGATGCCGATATTCTTGTCATTGACGAAGCCTTGGCAGTGGGAGATGCTTTTTTCACACAAAAATGTATGCGTTTTCTGCGTAAGTTCATGCAAACAGGAGTTGTGATTTTTGTTAGTCATGATACTAGTGCTGTCATTAATTTATGCAGTAAAGCTATTTTGCTTAGTGATGGAACGATTACCAAAATAGGTAAACCAAAGGAAGTAACACAAGATTATCTTTCGATGTTATATGAATCGAGCCAGAATGTGGATGGAATTCAAACTGAAGAAAATTTTAAGATAGATAACAAAATATATGATCAAGATGAATATAATGATATGCGTACAAGTCTAGTCAACTCGTCTACTTTGCGTAATGATATTGAAGTTTTCAATTTTGACCCTGATCAAGCTGGATTTGGTACAGGTGATGCTAAAATAATATCAGTACGGATTCTCGATCAAAATAGAGTGCCTTTTTCATGGATTGTTGGTGGTGAGAGTGTGATGTTAGAGATCCGGTGTTTGGCACGTAAAGAGATTTTTCGTCCAATAATTGGTTTCGTATTTAAGGATCGTCTTGGCCAAACAATTTTTGCTGATAACACATTTCTTGCGTATCGAGATGTTCCTCTTTTCGTGAATGCAGGGTCTGAAATTATTGCCCGCTTTGACTTTCGACTACCGATATTACCTCCTGGTGATTATAGTATTGATGCCGCTCTAGCTGAAGGAACTCAAGATAGTCACATTCAGCACCACTGGACGCATGACGCGCTGATTGTTCGAGTACATACGAGTTCAATTTGCTTTGGGTTAGTTGGAGTCCCGATGAAAAAAATAGTTTTGGAAGCTCACTGA
- a CDS encoding ABC transporter permease has translation MKLYQPLSVSPLAIVQSVWSNRQLIWQMSKREVLGRYRGSMIGLAWSFFNPIFMLVVYTFVFSVVFKARWGVDTNANQGSFAVILFAGLVVHGLLAECLNRAPSLILSNVNYVKKVVFPLEILPWVTLISALFHTGISVLILLVAELALMNHVPWTVLLLPLVWLPFVVGIMGVSWFLASLGVYLRDVVQITGLLTTVLLFMSPVFYPLSALPEKFQEWLLLNPLTFIIEQTRQVVIWGNLPDWSGLLIYALFASMTAWLGFAWFQKTRRGFADVL, from the coding sequence ATGAAATTATATCAACCCCTTTCTGTTAGCCCACTGGCAATTGTGCAATCTGTATGGAGTAACCGTCAGCTTATTTGGCAAATGAGTAAGCGTGAAGTGTTAGGGCGCTACCGTGGTTCAATGATTGGTCTGGCTTGGTCGTTCTTTAACCCTATTTTCATGCTGGTGGTTTATACGTTTGTTTTCAGCGTTGTGTTCAAAGCTCGTTGGGGTGTGGATACGAACGCGAATCAAGGGAGTTTCGCTGTTATTTTGTTTGCCGGGTTGGTAGTGCACGGTTTATTAGCAGAATGCTTGAACCGAGCACCTAGTTTGATTTTGTCTAATGTTAACTATGTGAAGAAGGTTGTGTTTCCTTTAGAGATATTGCCTTGGGTTACTTTGATATCGGCTTTGTTTCATACCGGTATTAGTGTGTTGATACTGTTAGTGGCGGAACTGGCATTAATGAACCATGTGCCGTGGACAGTATTATTACTGCCGCTGGTATGGTTACCCTTTGTGGTAGGGATCATGGGTGTTAGCTGGTTTTTAGCGTCACTCGGCGTATACCTAAGGGATGTAGTACAAATTACTGGGCTGTTAACGACTGTGTTGCTGTTTATGAGTCCTGTGTTTTATCCGTTATCCGCGTTGCCAGAAAAGTTTCAGGAGTGGCTCTTATTGAATCCGCTGACGTTTATTATTGAGCAAACCCGTCAGGTGGTGATTTGGGGAAATTTGCCGGATTGGAGTGGACTGTTGATTTACGCACTATTTGCGAGCATGACGGCATGGTTAGGCTTTGCATGGTTTCAGAAAACACGCCGAGGGTTTGCGGATGTCCTCTGA
- a CDS encoding glycosyltransferase family 2 protein → MNPSTTPTVAILLCTYNGQRYLRDQLDSVAAQTYPHWVMWASDDGSQDDTLSILAEYRAKWSQERLSVVHGPSSGFAANFLSLACNPSIQADYYAFCDQDDIWDSDKLQRAVNWLSSVPANIPALYGSRMHLVDENNIGVSLSPLFTRQPCFVHSLTQNFANGNTMVFNHAACNLLRTVGHSVTAVAHDWWLYLLVAGAGGNVFYDSRAYLRYRQHSTNLIGMETHWLTRMLRLQTVRAVWQGKFRNGNDGQLRSLMCNRGILAPRNQQLLDKFFRARSRWLLPRLLGFWQVGIYREPLWSHLGLIAAALLKKI, encoded by the coding sequence TTGAATCCGAGTACCACCCCAACGGTTGCTATCCTGCTCTGTACTTATAATGGTCAGCGTTATTTGCGTGACCAGTTAGATTCAGTGGCTGCTCAAACCTATCCACACTGGGTGATGTGGGCGTCTGATGATGGCTCGCAAGATGATACCCTCTCTATTCTGGCTGAGTATAGAGCAAAATGGTCGCAGGAGCGTTTGTCTGTTGTGCATGGGCCAAGCAGCGGCTTTGCAGCTAACTTTTTGTCATTGGCTTGTAATCCAAGTATTCAAGCTGATTATTATGCTTTTTGTGATCAGGATGACATTTGGGACTCTGACAAGCTTCAACGGGCAGTAAATTGGCTATCTTCCGTGCCAGCAAACATACCAGCTTTGTATGGCTCCCGTATGCATTTGGTCGATGAAAATAACATTGGCGTTAGCTTGTCACCACTGTTCACTCGTCAACCGTGTTTTGTTCATTCTTTAACACAAAACTTTGCTAACGGTAATACCATGGTTTTCAACCATGCTGCTTGTAACTTATTGCGGACTGTTGGTCATTCGGTCACTGCGGTTGCACATGATTGGTGGCTATATCTGTTGGTTGCGGGGGCGGGTGGTAATGTTTTCTATGATTCTAGGGCTTACTTACGCTACCGCCAGCATAGTACTAATTTGATTGGGATGGAAACTCATTGGCTAACGCGAATGTTACGCTTGCAGACAGTACGTGCTGTATGGCAAGGTAAGTTTAGGAACGGAAATGACGGTCAGTTACGCTCATTAATGTGCAATCGTGGTATTCTTGCCCCGCGTAATCAACAGTTACTAGATAAGTTCTTTCGGGCAAGAAGCCGTTGGTTACTCCCTCGATTGCTGGGTTTCTGGCAAGTCGGTATTTACCGTGAGCCGCTGTGGAGCCATTTGGGGCTTATCGCTGCTGCTCTATTAAAGAAGATTTAA
- a CDS encoding exopolysaccharide biosynthesis polyprenyl glycosylphosphotransferase, translating into MKYILFKLTLYTLLLLFNLLLARGIAEWLIPDAHAHPASKYLWQIMVYLLIFFYLRLLTRRMVTTSETWLILKGNSIALIINFALMSLLKQSDQYSRLIILVFFSLNLLLPIWIYYLKRRCLQHPLLRERVLVICDETACEDSRQWLAADNPFGFDIAATVNINHYSPEGLQTIVTNILEKEHFFATIIMLENTGMERMFYLMDQIQHKVKRILLVPRMTSLPMFNAEVFNSINQKGLIFFVRNNLLSDSDRAFKHVSDFMLALLLTLLLSPFLLGLYVWVWWATDGKPIFKQQRVGQDGNVFKIYKFRTMRPDAAEQLEKILAADPEAREEWERDHKLKNDPRITRVGHFLRRTSLDELPQLINVLRGQMSLVGPRPIVAEEIVDYGEYIDYYQQVRPGITGLWQVSGRNELSYEERVQLDVWYVRNWSLELDLIILTKTFVAVLLRKGSY; encoded by the coding sequence ATGAAATATATCCTGTTCAAGCTCACTCTGTATACCCTGCTGTTGCTGTTCAACCTATTACTGGCACGTGGGATAGCAGAATGGCTCATCCCTGATGCTCACGCCCACCCAGCCAGTAAGTATCTATGGCAGATCATGGTTTACTTATTGATTTTCTTCTACCTGCGCCTGCTGACACGGCGCATGGTAACGACTTCAGAAACCTGGCTCATTCTCAAAGGCAACAGCATTGCGCTAATCATCAACTTTGCGTTGATGTCATTGCTCAAACAGTCTGATCAGTATTCACGTCTCATTATTCTGGTATTTTTTAGCCTTAACCTGCTGCTACCTATTTGGATTTACTACCTAAAACGGCGTTGTCTGCAACACCCGTTGCTACGTGAGCGGGTACTCGTTATTTGTGACGAGACTGCTTGTGAAGATTCACGTCAATGGTTAGCGGCTGACAATCCGTTTGGTTTTGACATTGCGGCAACGGTGAACATTAACCACTATTCGCCCGAAGGTTTGCAAACCATCGTCACCAACATTCTGGAAAAAGAGCACTTCTTCGCCACCATCATTATGCTGGAAAACACTGGCATGGAGCGCATGTTCTACCTCATGGATCAAATCCAGCACAAAGTAAAACGTATCCTGCTCGTGCCACGCATGACTTCACTACCGATGTTTAATGCTGAAGTTTTCAACTCCATTAACCAGAAAGGCTTGATTTTCTTTGTCCGCAATAACCTGTTGAGTGACAGTGACCGTGCCTTTAAACACGTCTCCGACTTTATGTTGGCGCTCTTGCTAACCCTGCTGCTTTCCCCATTCTTATTGGGTTTGTACGTGTGGGTATGGTGGGCGACGGATGGCAAACCCATTTTCAAGCAACAGCGTGTCGGGCAAGACGGCAACGTCTTTAAAATCTACAAATTCCGTACCATGCGCCCAGATGCTGCCGAACAACTGGAAAAAATCCTTGCCGCTGACCCCGAAGCGCGTGAAGAATGGGAACGTGACCACAAACTCAAAAATGACCCGCGTATTACCCGCGTCGGGCATTTTTTGCGGCGTACCTCTCTGGATGAACTCCCGCAACTGATCAACGTGTTACGCGGGCAAATGTCACTGGTCGGCCCAAGACCCATTGTGGCAGAAGAAATCGTTGATTATGGCGAATACATCGACTATTACCAGCAAGTCAGACCGGGCATCACGGGCTTGTGGCAAGTCAGCGGGCGCAACGAGTTGAGTTATGAGGAACGCGTCCAACTGGATGTCTGGTACGTGCGCAACTGGTCACTCGAATTAGATTTAATCATCCTAACCAAAACCTTTGTAGCGGTGCTGCTGCGCAAAGGCAGTTATTAA